Part of the Verrucomicrobiota bacterium genome, CGCGTTCGGCTTCGGCTACTTCACCCTCAGCGAAGGCGCGCGCCGCCCGATCTACTACTTCGCACGCGTCGCCGACGCGCCCAGCCTCGCGATCTCGTACATCCCGCCGGACACGTACCGCCTCACGTGGCCCGAGCCCGGCTTCTTCAACCTCGAGTTCGACACCTCGTCGGCCTTCGACGACCCCAACGTCGTCGACGTCACCGGCCTGACCCAGTACGACTACACCACCACCGAACGCCGCGGCGTCTTCCGGCTGGTGCGAACCGGATACTGACGCCCGCACGATCAACCGCTTGACACTCGCCCCGCCGCCCGCCTATACGAGAAGCGCGTCCGCACGTCAGTGACCTTGGGGTATCGGCCCGGCATGAACACGATCAACTTTCTGTTCGGCATACACAACCACCAGCCTGTCGGCAACTTCGACGGGGTGTTCCGGCAGGCGTACGAGGAGTGCTACGCGCCGCTGCTCGAGCGGCTCGAGCGGCACCCGTCCATACGATGCGCGCTCCATCATTCGGGGCCCCTGATCGAGTGGATCGAGTCGAACGAACCGGCCTACATTGACAGGCTCGGCGAGCTCGTCGAGCGCGGGCAGGTCGAGATTATGTCGGGCGGCTTCTACGAGCCGATCCTGACGGTGATCCCGCGCGACGACGCCCTCGGCCAGATCGCCATGATGAACGACTGGGTCGAGGCGCGCTTCGGGCACAGGCCACGAGGTCTGTGGTGCGCCGAGCGGATCTGGGAACCGCAGCTTGCCGGCCTGCTCGCCGAGGCGGGCATAGACTACACGGTCATTGACGAGTCGCACTTCACATACTCGGGCCTCACGGCGCGCGACATGTTCGGCTACTATGTCACGGAGGACAACGGCGCCATCGTGCGCGTCTTCCCGATCGACAAGACGCTGCGCTACTCGATCCCCTTCAAGATGCCCGAGGTGACCATTGACTACCTGCGCGGCGTCGCTGACGAGTCGGAGACGAAGGCGGTCACCCTCGGCGACGATGGCGAGAAGTTCGGCGTCTGGCCCGGCACGCACAAGTGGGTCTACACCGACGGCTACCTCGACAACCTGTTCGGCGCACTCGAAGCGAACGCCGACTGGATCAAGATGCCCACTTTCGGCGAGTACATTGACGACGTGGCGCCGATGGGCCGCGTCTACCTCCCCACCGCTTCGTACGAAGAGATGATGGAGTGGTCGCTGCCCGTCGAGTCGCAGCAAGGCTACGAGCGCTTCATCGCGCGACTCAAGGCCGACGGACTCTACGACGGGAACAAACCGTACATCCGCGGCGGGTTCTGGCGCAACTTCATGGCGCGCTACTCCGAGAGCAACCTGATGAACAAGAAGATGCTCCGCGTCAGTCGTAAGGTAGCGGAGGCGCAAGCCGCCGGCACGGTGGTTGCTGACGGTGAGGCGCTGCGCGATCTGTACCGCAGCCAGTGCAATTGCCCATACTGGCACGGCCTGTTCGGCGGTCTTTACCTCAACTACCTGCGCCACGCCGTCTACGAGCGCATGCTGAGCGCCGAGAGCATGGTCGAAGCCAAGGCGATCGAGGACGGCACGCTCTTCAACGTCGAGCTGAGCGACCACGATGCCGATGGCGTGGACGAGGTCATCGTCGAGAACCCGGTCATCAACGCGATCGTCTCGCCCCACTATGGCGGCGCGATCCTCGAGCTGGACTACCGCCCCAAGAAGTTCAACCTGACCAACGTCCTCACGCGCCGCATCGAAGCGTACCACGCCAAAATTGTCGCCGGCATCAAGCCCGAGACCAGCGACGGACAGCCCAAGTCGGCGCACGACATTGTCAAGGTCAAGGAACAGGGCCTCGAAGCCTACCTCGTTAACGACCCCTACGACCGGCGTCTCTTCCTCGACCACTTCCTCGGCCGCGACGTGACGCTCGACGATTTCGCCCGCGCCGACTATGACGAGGATGGCGACTTCGTCGCCCAGCCGTACGAGTGCCTGGCCGCCGAGCAGAGCGGCGAGACGATCAACGTGCAGCTCGCGCGCACGGCCGTCGTCCGCTCCGGCGAGGAATGGATCCCGGTCCGCATCGAGAAGGAGTACGCCTTCGGACGAGGCGGCGCGTTCACGCTCACATACACGATCACCAACCTCGGCGACCGCAAGATCGAAGTCTGGTTCGCGTCCGAGGGCAACATCGGCTTGCTCGCCGGTTACGCCGATGACCGCCGTTACGTCGTGCCCGGTGTAAAGCTTGAGGACTCACGTCCCGTCAGCCGCGGCGAGCTCGACGGGGTAGGCGAGGTGCGGCTGGAAGACGACTGGAGCGGCGTGCGCCTCGCGTTCAACCTCGAGCCCGCGTGCGGCTTCTGGCGGTTGCCCATCGAGACCGTCTCGCAATCCGAAGACGGCTTCGAGCGCAACTACCAAGCCTCCTCGCTCCTCTTCCACTGGAAGCTCGACCTCGACCCCGGTGCACCCGAGCGCGTCACCGTCAGGACCAACGCGAGCCATGCGAGCGGGTGATGCTCGGGAATGTCTCCCGCAGCGTGGAGGTGGATGAGGTGCGCGCCGACAGGATCAACAGGATTCCTCAGAGCTTCCTGTGTCCTCCTGATTCGCTTGACTCGACCTGGAACTTCTTCTATATCAACATGTTGCACGCTCACGGAACCGGGGCAACTGCAGAGCTCGTTTCAGAAGTGAATTATCAGGCGGTTTGACCGTCCTATACAGGTGAGACAGCAAGAGAATGCCTGGGCTTACGCCAGGGCGACAGAAGGAAGGAGACGGTGTCATGAGAACGCTCGCATCACTGATGGCCACGATGATGGTCGCCACCCTGCTCGGCTGCACGCCTCGAGAGGAAGGCGCGGCCGGTGGTGCTGTGATGGGCGCGCTGCTCGGCGCTGTCGTGGGCAACCAGACGGGTGACTCCCGCGAAGGCGCCGCCATCGGTGCGGTGGCCGGTACAATCGTCGGCTACCACATCGGCAAGGCCCAGGAGGGCAGCCAGAGTCGCGTGGTGGCCGACCGGCTGTCGGTTGACTGCCCGTATTGCAGCTATAACATGGGACTGCCGTCGAGCGCGGGCCCTGGCGACATCATCGAGTGCCCGAACTGCCACAACGAGTTTGTGCTGCGGGCCCACTGAGGCCTGTAGGCTTACTGAACCTGCCGGTTCTGCGTGCGGGCCTGGATCGAGCATCCAGGCCCGCAACGTTTCCTGCGGCCAACGTCGCCGGACGCCTGGCGTATCCGCCCGCTATCTCCTCGACTTGCCGCACGAAATCCATCGGCGACTATTTTCGGACGCCCTGGTACTGCCGGGGGAGCAGGGCTTAGCCGCCTCGTCTTGGAGCGCCCACATCATCTGGACGCTATTGCAACGCGCAAAATGGCTCGTTGACAGGCGTTCAACTCGCGGATACGAGATAACATAGACGTTCGGGCTAGCAGAACACGACTCGATGGGCCGTGTTCTTTTGGAGGACGGCAGCATAAGCTACTGGCGCAGCCCCAAGTTCCGGAACAGGGACAGGCTCGTTCTGGCCTAAGAGTTGGTCGGGCCGGCGACCGCGACGATCGAGGTCGCCGCCTTCATGGCGGCCACTCCGGCAGCCAACGGGACGGCGGGCTTCTTCATCGAGAAGAGCACGGACAGGAACACCACTCTCTGCGGACCACAAACATCGTCGTTCCACCAACGATGCCTCCGTCTCGACCCTCGACTGAACCGACGCGGCACAAACGAAGAGGTACATCGTGGAGTCCACGGACGGCGAACAGCGCAGCAACATTCGGAAACATGCAACCGGAGTCTAGAGGAGTCAGGTATGGCCAAGTCGTCGCGTAGCAAGCCAACGGCGCGCGCGAAAACCGCGCGTGCGGCGCACGGGAAGACCGCGCGTGCGGCGCGCGAGGCAAGTGCTCACCGCGAGGTGACCGCGCATTACATCGCCAATTCGCACTGGGATCGCGAGTGGTATGAACCGTTCCAGCATTACCGCTTCCGTCTAGTCGACGTCATGGATGGAGCGATGGATCTGCTCGAGAAGGATCCCGAGTACCGCTGCTGGCACATGGACGGTCAGAGCATCCTGATCGAAGACTACCTGGAGATCTGCCCCGAAGGCCGCGAACGCCTCCAAGCGTTGTTTGACAGCGGTCGTCTTCTCGCGGGGCCTTGGTACGTCATGCCCGACGAGTTCATCCCATGCGGCGAATCGCTCGTGCGCAACCTGCTTCGTGGCCACCAGGTGGCGGGCGAGTACACGGACCCGATGAAGGTCGGATTCGTCTGCGATATTTTCGGCCACAACTCGCAGTTCCCGCAGATCCTCAACGGCTTCGGCATCGACACAGCCGTCGTGTGGCGCGGCACCGAGTTCGACGGCGACAGAGGCCTCTTCCGCTGGCAGGCT contains:
- a CDS encoding DUF1926 domain-containing protein → MNTINFLFGIHNHQPVGNFDGVFRQAYEECYAPLLERLERHPSIRCALHHSGPLIEWIESNEPAYIDRLGELVERGQVEIMSGGFYEPILTVIPRDDALGQIAMMNDWVEARFGHRPRGLWCAERIWEPQLAGLLAEAGIDYTVIDESHFTYSGLTARDMFGYYVTEDNGAIVRVFPIDKTLRYSIPFKMPEVTIDYLRGVADESETKAVTLGDDGEKFGVWPGTHKWVYTDGYLDNLFGALEANADWIKMPTFGEYIDDVAPMGRVYLPTASYEEMMEWSLPVESQQGYERFIARLKADGLYDGNKPYIRGGFWRNFMARYSESNLMNKKMLRVSRKVAEAQAAGTVVADGEALRDLYRSQCNCPYWHGLFGGLYLNYLRHAVYERMLSAESMVEAKAIEDGTLFNVELSDHDADGVDEVIVENPVINAIVSPHYGGAILELDYRPKKFNLTNVLTRRIEAYHAKIVAGIKPETSDGQPKSAHDIVKVKEQGLEAYLVNDPYDRRLFLDHFLGRDVTLDDFARADYDEDGDFVAQPYECLAAEQSGETINVQLARTAVVRSGEEWIPVRIEKEYAFGRGGAFTLTYTITNLGDRKIEVWFASEGNIGLLAGYADDRRYVVPGVKLEDSRPVSRGELDGVGEVRLEDDWSGVRLAFNLEPACGFWRLPIETVSQSEDGFERNYQASSLLFHWKLDLDPGAPERVTVRTNASHASG
- a CDS encoding glycine zipper 2TM domain-containing protein — encoded protein: MATMMVATLLGCTPREEGAAGGAVMGALLGAVVGNQTGDSREGAAIGAVAGTIVGYHIGKAQEGSQSRVVADRLSVDCPYCSYNMGLPSSAGPGDIIECPNCHNEFVLRAH